A genomic window from Silene latifolia isolate original U9 population chromosome 11, ASM4854445v1, whole genome shotgun sequence includes:
- the LOC141611779 gene encoding crossover junction endonuclease MUS81-like isoform X3 encodes MASEQRAVCPENDALVEYMKKWWKDLSEKNGQKCSPNLESNVKKAFTIVCRHKSPIASPNDFLAIKGVGRWMLKEMQEFFKKDTSEIDSSPVKGKKTRGSRAYLPQKNSAAYALLIALYRGEKNGIEHMRKQELIDEAEASGLSGPQLGLKGAKVNQGHQGT; translated from the exons ATGGCGAGCGAGCAGAGAGCAGTTTGTCCTGAAAATGATGCATTGGTGGAGTACATGAAGAAATGGTGGAAAGATTTATCGGAGAAAAATGGCCAAAAATGTTCGCCTAATTTGGAGTCCAATGTCAAGAAAGCTTTTACCATTGTTTGCCGCCATAAATCTCCCATTGCTTCTCCTAACGACTTTTTAGCCATCAA AGGTGTTGGAAGATGGATGTTAAAAGAGATGCAAGAATTTTTCAAGAAAGATACTTCTGAAATAGATAGTTCACCAGTAAAAG GTAAAAAAACTCGAGGTAGCAGAGCCTATTTACCGCAGAAAAATTCTGCTGCTTATGCATTATTGATTGCCTTATACAG GGGAGAAAAAAATGGAATTGAACATATGCGTAAGCAGGAGCTGATAGATGAAGCCGAAGCAAGTGGGCTATCCGGGCCCCAATTGG GCCTGAAAGGGGCAAAGGTAAACCAGGGCCACCAGGGCACATAG